Proteins encoded by one window of Cylindrospermum stagnale PCC 7417:
- a CDS encoding PfaD family polyunsaturated fatty acid/polyketide biosynthesis protein, with protein sequence MLNKQNNYLRFSSSRFFGNYNQVWQGYLDTVSFEQEGIKSKLRNLDKPCYIINNKGQIGVTNEGDWGNANNGKTEQMEMLIAVPPLTIQQLGDPTFLDFHGVKYAYFTGAMAHGIASEELVIALGKEKILSSFGAGGLAPSRIEAAINRIQQALKQEPYAFNLLHSPSEPAIERRTVDLYLQYQVRTIEASAFLDLTDNIVYYRAAGLSLNAANQIEIKNKVIAKISRREVATKFLQPAPIKILKQLVEQGFISELQATLAEKIPMADDITVEADSGGHTDNRPLICLLPSILELRDQIQSKFCYQKPVRIGVAGGIATPQSALAAFMMGAAYVVTGSINQSCIEAGTSQYTKDLLAQAEMADVMMAPAADMFEMGVKLQVLKRGTLFPLRAQKLFDLYKNYDSIDDIPQVDRDKLEKQILRKSLQAVWQETATYLAQRNPDKLSKAANNPKLKMALIFRWYLGLSSRWSNSGEKGREIDYQIWCGPAMGSFNDWVRTSYLAEPHNRKVVDIAYHIMTGAAFLYRIQSLKIQGLYIPDTYSQYRPVRFTKI encoded by the coding sequence ATCCTGAATAAACAAAACAATTACCTAAGATTTTCTAGCTCCAGGTTTTTTGGCAACTACAATCAAGTTTGGCAAGGTTATTTAGATACTGTATCTTTTGAGCAAGAGGGCATCAAATCTAAACTGCGGAATTTAGATAAACCTTGTTACATTATCAATAATAAAGGGCAAATAGGCGTTACCAATGAAGGTGACTGGGGTAATGCCAACAATGGCAAAACAGAACAAATGGAAATGCTAATTGCAGTTCCACCCCTGACAATTCAACAGTTAGGTGATCCAACTTTTCTAGATTTTCATGGTGTAAAATATGCCTATTTTACTGGGGCAATGGCTCATGGTATTGCTTCTGAAGAATTAGTAATTGCACTAGGAAAAGAGAAAATTCTGAGTTCATTTGGTGCAGGCGGTTTAGCTCCTTCCCGCATTGAAGCAGCTATTAACCGTATTCAACAAGCCCTGAAACAAGAACCTTACGCTTTTAACTTACTCCACAGTCCTAGCGAACCTGCTATTGAACGCCGTACCGTTGATTTATATCTCCAATATCAGGTGAGAACAATAGAAGCTTCTGCTTTTTTAGATTTAACTGACAACATCGTCTATTATCGAGCTGCGGGACTGAGTTTAAATGCAGCCAATCAAATTGAAATTAAAAATAAAGTCATCGCTAAAATTTCTCGCAGAGAAGTTGCCACAAAATTCCTTCAACCTGCTCCCATTAAAATTCTCAAACAATTAGTTGAGCAGGGTTTCATCAGTGAATTACAAGCAACTCTTGCTGAAAAAATTCCTATGGCTGATGATATCACCGTAGAAGCTGATTCAGGCGGTCATACAGATAACCGTCCGCTGATTTGTTTGTTACCTTCCATCCTGGAATTGAGAGATCAAATTCAAAGCAAATTTTGTTATCAAAAACCAGTCAGAATTGGAGTAGCAGGTGGAATAGCCACCCCACAATCAGCATTAGCTGCCTTTATGATGGGTGCTGCTTATGTTGTCACTGGCTCCATCAATCAATCCTGCATTGAAGCTGGAACTTCTCAATACACCAAAGATCTACTAGCTCAAGCCGAGATGGCTGATGTGATGATGGCTCCGGCAGCCGATATGTTTGAAATGGGGGTAAAGCTGCAAGTTCTCAAGCGCGGAACTCTCTTTCCTCTCCGGGCACAAAAACTGTTTGACTTATATAAAAACTATGACTCAATTGACGACATTCCCCAAGTGGATAGAGACAAATTAGAAAAACAAATCTTGCGAAAAAGTCTCCAAGCAGTTTGGCAAGAAACAGCTACTTATTTAGCTCAACGAAATCCCGATAAATTAAGCAAAGCAGCTAATAACCCCAAACTCAAAATGGCATTAATTTTTCGCTGGTATCTGGGACTATCTTCCCGTTGGTCAAACTCAGGTGAAAAAGGTCGAGAAATTGATTATCAAATCTGGTGTGGACCAGCAATGGGCAGCTTTAATGATTGGGTGAGAACATCTTACTTAGCTGAACCTCATAATCGGAAAGTAGTTGATATTGCTTACCACATTATGACAGGAGCCGCCTTTTTATATCGAATACAAAGTTTAAAGATTCAAGGTCTGTACATCCCAGATACTTACAGTCAATATCGTCCAGTTAGGTTTACTAAAATTTGA
- a CDS encoding phthiocerol/phthiodiolone dimycocerosyl transferase family protein produces MSDNRNLGHLEQVMEVLNASAKTWNLITVSRLNKPLNKDILRQAIDIIQYRHPRLNSRIINSQESLIFQTEGTPKIPLHVVKKINSEQWQEVVNEEMNRKIDSSQNLLRVVLVYVLNNNHISYLITTAHHAITDGLSSIQLHSEILNHCQKIASGSLLNPVNSLSPLPPIEELLPQWTKGFRGRISSILLLLQLALQKIWHRPETLGFEEYVPIANRHCNIIHRQLDPELTQRLVNRCRQENTTVDSALCAALMFTVGRKIIKGNRKQVRVNCLSYLDLRRRLEPKIGEEHMAVLAASIMGFYTIQTNTSFWELARQVKQKLEVGIKQGVIFNMILIAKQLIDFCFIYPNQVAATVSISNIGKVNIPNIYGDLELEEISFAASHALYAGLFVIHASTFQEKMLLNFVFSQPSISRHRMEELVNKVIHCILDVCVLNLDPSFLSQMES; encoded by the coding sequence ATGTCTGACAACAGAAATTTGGGACATCTTGAACAAGTCATGGAAGTTCTCAATGCCAGTGCCAAAACCTGGAATTTAATAACTGTTAGTCGCCTCAATAAACCTCTAAATAAAGATATTTTGAGACAGGCTATAGATATTATTCAGTATCGTCATCCTCGTCTAAACTCTCGGATTATTAATTCTCAGGAGAGTCTAATTTTTCAAACAGAAGGGACACCCAAAATTCCTTTGCACGTTGTGAAAAAAATAAACAGTGAGCAGTGGCAAGAAGTGGTTAATGAAGAGATGAACAGGAAAATTGATAGTAGCCAAAATCTACTACGAGTGGTGCTTGTTTATGTCCTGAACAATAACCATATTAGTTACCTAATTACAACAGCACATCATGCGATTACAGACGGATTATCCAGCATTCAACTACACTCAGAGATCTTAAATCATTGCCAAAAGATTGCATCTGGTAGTCTACTTAACCCAGTTAATAGCTTGTCCCCACTGCCACCTATAGAAGAACTACTACCCCAATGGACAAAAGGTTTTAGAGGCAGGATAAGTAGCATTTTATTATTGTTACAACTGGCACTTCAAAAAATTTGGCATCGACCAGAAACATTAGGCTTTGAAGAGTACGTACCCATAGCCAATCGTCATTGCAATATTATTCACAGACAGCTTGACCCGGAGTTGACTCAACGGCTTGTAAATCGTTGCCGACAAGAAAATACAACAGTAGATAGTGCTTTATGTGCCGCACTGATGTTTACAGTAGGGAGAAAAATTATTAAAGGTAATAGAAAACAAGTGCGAGTGAACTGCCTATCATATCTAGATTTGAGAAGACGTCTGGAACCTAAAATTGGTGAGGAGCATATGGCTGTGTTGGCAGCATCTATCATGGGATTTTATACCATCCAAACCAACACATCTTTCTGGGAATTAGCTCGGCAGGTAAAACAAAAGCTGGAAGTTGGGATTAAGCAAGGTGTTATCTTTAATATGATCTTGATTGCCAAACAACTCATAGATTTTTGTTTTATCTACCCCAATCAAGTAGCTGCCACGGTATCTATTTCTAATATTGGCAAAGTAAACATCCCCAATATTTATGGTGATCTGGAACTAGAAGAAATCAGTTTTGCTGCTTCACATGCTTTGTATGCAGGTCTTTTCGTAATCCATGCATCAACTTTTCAGGAAAAAATGCTGTTAAATTTTGTGTTTTCTCAGCCCTCAATTAGTCGGCATCGGATGGAGGAACTTGTAAATAAAGTCATTCACTGCATTCTTGATGTTTGCGTCTTAAATTTAGATCCGTCTTTTCTATCCCAGATGGAAAGTTAA
- a CDS encoding phosphopantetheine-binding protein, giving the protein MSENIPNFRVKNAYTTVEIQEWLITNISYVLGVEPDQIDIHEPLENYGLDSGQAMILASKAEKFLGFKLSLIHLWYYPTIEELAQRLAEEVEDSKSEIFQI; this is encoded by the coding sequence ATGAGCGAGAATATTCCTAATTTCCGGGTCAAGAATGCCTACACTACTGTGGAGATTCAAGAGTGGCTAATTACTAACATTTCTTATGTACTAGGAGTCGAACCAGATCAGATAGATATCCATGAACCGTTGGAAAACTATGGTTTAGATTCAGGACAAGCGATGATTTTAGCCAGTAAAGCTGAAAAGTTTCTGGGGTTTAAGTTGTCTCTTATCCATTTATGGTACTACCCCACTATTGAAGAGCTTGCTCAACGTTTAGCCGAAGAAGTGGAAGATTCTAAGTCAGAAATTTTTCAGATTTAA
- a CDS encoding SDR family NAD(P)-dependent oxidoreductase, translated as MKILADKTVLLTGASRGLGVYIARVLAREQATIVGVSRSKSGLDKTSDEVTALGGKFIGFTFDLKKVEELPILVQQINKVVGPVDVLINNSGIELYRAFADYSLEDLQSVLTTNLLSAIELTRLLLPSMLERDSGHIVNIASLAGKKGVPYNSIYSATKAGLIIWTDALRQELASTGMNISVICPGYISETGMTFDSRIPAPRLAGVSTPTEVANAVIKAIKQNEAEVIVNESRITENLTKVMFAIGQLYPQFLDAVYQWLDVVNLNQKRAKSFLKNRYQRVSK; from the coding sequence ATGAAAATTCTCGCAGATAAGACCGTGCTTTTAACTGGTGCTTCACGCGGTTTGGGAGTATATATTGCTCGTGTTCTAGCAAGAGAACAAGCAACCATAGTCGGTGTTTCTCGTTCAAAGTCAGGGCTAGATAAAACATCTGATGAAGTCACAGCTTTGGGAGGTAAATTTATCGGTTTTACCTTTGATTTAAAAAAGGTAGAAGAATTACCTATCCTAGTACAGCAAATTAATAAAGTTGTGGGTCCAGTTGATGTATTAATTAATAATTCTGGGATAGAGCTTTATCGAGCTTTCGCCGATTATTCTCTAGAGGATCTCCAGTCTGTCTTAACAACTAATCTACTGTCTGCTATCGAATTAACCCGTTTGTTATTACCAAGTATGTTAGAGCGCGATAGTGGACACATTGTTAATATTGCATCTCTGGCTGGTAAAAAGGGAGTTCCTTACAACAGTATTTATTCAGCTACTAAAGCTGGTTTGATCATTTGGACTGATGCTCTGCGCCAAGAATTAGCTAGTACTGGTATGAATATCTCAGTGATCTGTCCAGGATATATCTCCGAAACTGGAATGACTTTTGATAGTCGCATACCTGCTCCTAGATTAGCGGGTGTTTCCACACCAACAGAGGTGGCGAATGCAGTCATTAAAGCTATTAAGCAAAATGAAGCAGAGGTGATTGTTAATGAAAGTCGGATTACAGAAAACCTGACCAAAGTAATGTTTGCTATTGGACAGCTTTATCCGCAATTTTTAGATGCAGTTTATCAGTGGCTTGATGTAGTTAATTTGAATCAAAAGCGGGCGAAAAGTTTTCTCAAAAATCGATATCAACGTGTCAGTAAGTAA
- a CDS encoding NAD-dependent epimerase/dehydratase family protein codes for MKLTEQKLLISGIDGFIGLRTAELALGQGMKVRGLQHTSDKAKKAQNLGAEIIVGSINDAATAQKACQGVDIVLHMAEVANESGSLDYFREVNVGGTVNLAKAAKNAGVKTFVHLSSVMVYGFNYPNGVTESGPLSGENNPYCQTKIEAEEAILQLNAPPDFGIIIIRPGDVYGPGSIPWIIRPLLLMRQKLFVHVNDGKGVINHIYIDNLIDAIFLTIEKETNGEIFNITDGEETSWKEYFTRLAEIEGFSNFISLPKDELKLLLQVRHQGQKLFGKKADILPESLDFLTRPYAYSIAKAKTLLGYQPKIDLKEGMRRTREWLQKTDIQKLLP; via the coding sequence ATGAAACTTACGGAACAAAAGCTTCTAATTTCTGGAATTGATGGGTTTATCGGCTTGCGAACTGCCGAGTTAGCCCTAGGACAGGGGATGAAAGTGCGTGGTCTACAACACACCTCAGATAAAGCCAAAAAAGCGCAAAACCTAGGCGCCGAGATCATTGTTGGGAGTATAAATGATGCTGCTACTGCCCAAAAGGCTTGTCAAGGTGTGGACATTGTTCTACACATGGCTGAAGTTGCTAACGAAAGTGGGTCACTCGACTATTTTCGTGAGGTAAATGTAGGCGGTACTGTTAACCTAGCTAAAGCCGCCAAAAATGCTGGTGTCAAAACCTTTGTGCATCTTTCAAGTGTGATGGTCTATGGCTTTAACTATCCCAACGGCGTCACAGAATCGGGACCGCTCTCAGGCGAAAATAATCCTTACTGTCAGACGAAAATAGAAGCTGAAGAAGCAATTTTGCAACTGAATGCCCCACCAGATTTTGGCATCATTATTATTAGACCAGGGGATGTTTATGGGCCAGGAAGCATCCCCTGGATAATCCGACCGCTTCTGTTAATGCGCCAAAAATTATTTGTGCATGTAAACGATGGCAAGGGAGTGATCAATCATATATATATAGATAACCTGATTGATGCCATATTTTTGACTATAGAAAAAGAAACCAACGGTGAAATTTTTAATATCACTGATGGGGAAGAAACTTCCTGGAAAGAGTATTTTACCCGCTTGGCAGAAATTGAAGGTTTTTCTAATTTTATATCTCTGCCAAAAGATGAACTCAAACTACTTTTGCAAGTGCGCCACCAGGGACAGAAACTTTTTGGTAAAAAAGCTGATATTTTGCCGGAGTCTTTAGATTTTCTGACTCGACCCTACGCTTATTCTATTGCTAAAGCAAAAACTCTGCTGGGTTATCAACCAAAAATTGACCTAAAAGAGGGAATGCGACGCACACGAGAATGGCTGCAAAAAACTGATATCCAAAAATTGCTGCCATAA
- a CDS encoding cyclic peptide export ABC transporter, with product MNLIRLLLRTSSLHLCLAMLAGIFSGGSAAGLIALINITLSQNQPSTTILVWSFSSLCLLRLIANFASQVLLINLSQKAILDLRILLSRRILASPLRHLEQIGAHGLLPVLTEDIQTISNTVIIIPFLCINSAIVIACLIYLGWLSKIVFVVGISFMFLGIFSYLLPMMKAMSAFKLAREQEDRLFKHFRSITQGIKELKLHHQRQQAFISEDLYTTALSYRRHNVAGMSIFAAAASWGQILFFVAIGLLLFTLPSLSKIHPSILSAYAITIIYMISPLEYIMSMMPTVASALVALKKVESLGLYLTLESNETSYNKLLSLDKNGKCLEVVNVTHSYYQEREESNFIIGPISLKFHPGEVVFIVGGNGSGKSTLAKLIAGLYVPETGEVYLDGKLIDNQNREWYRQQFSVVFSDFYLFDRLLGLDRSDLDIQTQKYLVQLQLDHKVKVNYGVLSTTDLSQGQRKRLALVTTYLEDRPIYMFDEWASDQDPVFKEIFYTQLLTELKNKGKTVLVISHDDRYFHLADRIVKLEYGKVKAEHLIKVDN from the coding sequence ATGAACCTGATCCGCTTGCTTTTACGTACTTCCTCACTTCACCTTTGTCTTGCGATGTTGGCTGGTATTTTTAGTGGTGGTAGTGCTGCTGGTCTAATTGCTCTAATTAACATAACATTAAGTCAAAATCAGCCATCTACAACTATATTAGTTTGGAGTTTTTCCAGCCTCTGTCTATTGCGACTAATTGCTAATTTTGCTTCTCAAGTGTTGTTAATCAATCTTTCGCAAAAAGCTATTCTCGACTTGCGGATACTCTTAAGCCGCCGCATTCTTGCTTCCCCCTTACGTCACTTAGAACAAATCGGCGCTCATGGTCTTTTACCCGTCCTAACTGAGGATATCCAAACAATTTCTAACACAGTTATTATTATTCCTTTTTTGTGTATCAACAGTGCAATTGTCATTGCCTGCCTGATTTATCTCGGCTGGCTCTCCAAAATTGTTTTTGTTGTAGGTATTAGCTTTATGTTCTTGGGAATATTCAGCTATTTACTACCAATGATGAAAGCTATGTCTGCTTTTAAATTGGCTCGTGAACAGGAAGATAGGTTGTTTAAGCACTTCCGGTCTATAACTCAAGGCATAAAAGAACTCAAGCTGCATCATCAGCGACAGCAAGCATTTATCTCGGAAGATCTTTATACTACTGCTTTATCATACCGCCGTCATAATGTTGCGGGTATGAGTATCTTTGCTGCTGCTGCTAGTTGGGGACAAATTCTATTTTTTGTTGCTATTGGTTTGCTCTTATTCACATTGCCAAGTCTCAGCAAAATTCATCCATCAATTTTATCTGCATACGCTATAACTATCATCTATATGATATCTCCTTTAGAGTATATTATGAGTATGATGCCAACCGTAGCTAGCGCCTTAGTCGCCTTAAAAAAAGTTGAGTCTTTGGGACTTTATTTGACATTAGAATCAAACGAAACTAGCTATAATAAACTACTTAGTCTAGACAAAAATGGGAAGTGTCTAGAAGTGGTTAATGTAACTCATAGCTATTATCAGGAACGAGAAGAAAGTAACTTTATAATTGGTCCTATTAGCTTGAAGTTTCATCCAGGAGAAGTGGTTTTTATTGTAGGAGGTAACGGTAGTGGTAAATCTACTCTTGCTAAATTAATTGCTGGGCTTTACGTCCCTGAAACAGGTGAAGTTTATCTAGATGGTAAGCTGATTGATAATCAAAATCGAGAGTGGTATCGTCAGCAGTTTTCTGTAGTATTTTCTGATTTTTATCTTTTTGACCGCTTACTGGGCTTGGATCGTAGTGATTTGGATATTCAAACTCAAAAATACCTTGTTCAATTGCAGCTTGACCACAAAGTTAAGGTTAATTATGGCGTGCTTTCTACCACTGATCTTTCTCAAGGACAGCGCAAGCGTCTTGCTCTTGTGACTACTTACCTAGAAGATCGTCCTATTTATATGTTTGATGAGTGGGCATCAGATCAAGATCCTGTATTCAAGGAAATTTTCTACACTCAGCTTCTGACTGAGCTAAAGAATAAAGGAAAAACTGTACTGGTTATCAGTCATGATGACCGATATTTTCACTTAGCAGATCGAATTGTCAAGCTGGAATACGGCAAAGTGAAAGCTGAACATTTAATTAAGGTAGACAATTAA
- a CDS encoding TauD/TfdA family dioxygenase, which yields MRQGDVLLLDNILMAHGRRRFQGRRRILVALIKNSW from the coding sequence CTGCGGCAGGGCGATGTCTTGCTGCTTGACAACATTCTCATGGCTCACGGTAGGCGTCGGTTTCAGGGAAGAAGACGGATACTAGTAGCGCTCATCAAGAATAGTTGGTAG
- a CDS encoding VOC family protein — protein MTYTNKKVSSLNHLFKGINQVCIVTNDFEKTVYGLSKDLGIGPFKCWNHKSPVLFNSKYYGHGVDFKMKLAIAWVGKTQFEVIQPLEGPNIYRDYLKSHGEGVQHILLDTGNLSVEQTIKKLAKVDCGVIQEGMLDIKIKLGFLNLPSTPRFLLNLLSPKFFYLDTESLEKITVELLHLPLLISHQRGINIGREEYWIPEGNTNFNSLLTNKFISEIFKIGIVTYNLEQTISNYVERMGIGPWKIYNLKSPRLSQTKLRGKNINLSMRMAVTYVGNTLLEIVQPLEGSSIYNELLSKHGEGVHYIGVSSENLNFHELIEHFGKLGCSIAMEGKLENAYDFAYLDTKSLAKTMMEVVSVPTKEISVALESLKPDKIYPDLG, from the coding sequence ATGACATATACCAACAAAAAAGTCTCAAGTCTAAATCATTTATTCAAAGGGATTAATCAGGTATGTATAGTAACAAATGATTTTGAAAAAACAGTTTATGGGCTTTCAAAAGATTTAGGTATTGGACCTTTTAAGTGTTGGAATCATAAATCACCTGTTCTTTTTAATTCCAAATATTATGGGCATGGAGTTGATTTTAAAATGAAATTAGCTATTGCTTGGGTTGGTAAAACTCAGTTTGAGGTTATTCAACCTTTAGAAGGTCCAAATATTTATAGAGATTATCTCAAATCTCATGGTGAAGGTGTTCAACACATCTTACTAGACACTGGTAATTTAAGCGTAGAGCAAACAATCAAAAAATTGGCTAAAGTTGATTGTGGCGTGATCCAAGAGGGTATGCTCGATATTAAAATCAAGCTTGGCTTTCTTAATCTCCCTTCTACTCCGCGGTTTTTGTTAAACTTATTAAGTCCTAAATTTTTCTATCTTGATACAGAATCTCTAGAAAAAATAACCGTTGAACTCTTACATTTGCCGCTTTTAATATCGCATCAGAGAGGTATTAATATCGGAAGGGAGGAGTACTGGATTCCGGAAGGAAATACTAATTTTAATAGTTTGTTAACAAATAAATTTATTAGTGAAATTTTCAAAATTGGGATTGTAACTTATAATCTTGAGCAAACAATTTCTAATTATGTAGAACGGATGGGAATTGGACCTTGGAAAATATATAACCTCAAATCACCAAGACTTTCACAGACTAAACTACGTGGCAAAAATATCAATTTATCTATGCGAATGGCTGTCACGTATGTTGGTAATACTTTATTAGAAATCGTGCAGCCTTTGGAGGGTTCGAGCATATACAATGAGTTGCTGTCAAAGCATGGTGAGGGCGTTCATTATATCGGAGTTAGTAGCGAAAATCTCAATTTTCATGAATTGATAGAGCATTTTGGTAAGTTGGGCTGTTCTATAGCTATGGAAGGAAAGCTAGAAAATGCATATGATTTTGCCTACTTGGATACAAAATCTTTAGCTAAGACGATGATGGAAGTGGTATCTGTGCCAACTAAGGAAATTTCGGTAGCTCTTGAATCTCTGAAGCCGGACAAAATCTATCCTGATTTAGGTTGA
- a CDS encoding aldehyde dehydrogenase family protein encodes MKEIINQKNIASVKATSFESADALVSRLTNRKDAWIHLGIPERITYLRYCLDGVQKVAAKWVEVTCQAKGIDPTKPLAGEEWMAGPMIILRNLQQLIRALEAGGQPKPKRWSTRSDGQVVAQVLPESLMDKILWMGFSAEVWIELGKSPTQGAIYRKKHALGRVTLILEAGNNLSLSLTDTLYKLFVEDQVVILKMSQISDYDGPFVEEAFRSLVEDGFFSVVYGDAALGSYLCHHPEIDTVHMTGSDRTHDAIVWGNTFEERSHRQAINQPLLTKPITSGLGCVTPVLVVPGRWSKSDLRFQARHVASMVTHNASFNCDAAKVLVTAKGWEQREAFLAALHEELAAIPTRKAYYPGARERYLGFLDQYPQAQPLVSADQECIPWTVIPDVPPVVGEYALNYEAFCGLLAEVSLDVSEPGEFLAKAVNFANEKVKGTLSCVLLVHPTTEKAYSTELDQAISLLRYGGIGVNIWTGIIYALGVTTWGAFPGNSLTNIGSGRGVIHNTYLFDYPQKSVVRSPFRIFPTPAWFATHKNLLQLGERITEFEANPRWSKLPGVILAALKG; translated from the coding sequence ATGAAAGAAATAATTAATCAGAAAAATATTGCATCTGTTAAGGCTACGTCTTTTGAGAGTGCTGATGCACTGGTGTCTCGACTTACTAACCGCAAAGATGCTTGGATTCATCTGGGAATTCCAGAGCGGATTACCTATTTACGTTATTGCTTAGATGGAGTTCAAAAAGTAGCTGCTAAGTGGGTTGAGGTAACTTGCCAAGCAAAAGGAATTGATCCAACTAAGCCTTTGGCCGGTGAAGAATGGATGGCTGGACCAATGATTATCCTGCGAAATTTACAGCAGCTGATCCGAGCTTTGGAAGCGGGTGGTCAACCCAAGCCTAAGCGTTGGAGTACTCGCTCAGATGGACAGGTGGTGGCTCAGGTACTTCCTGAAAGCTTAATGGACAAGATTCTCTGGATGGGGTTTAGTGCGGAGGTTTGGATAGAACTTGGTAAGTCTCCTACTCAAGGAGCCATCTACCGAAAAAAACACGCTTTAGGAAGGGTGACGCTGATTTTGGAGGCGGGAAACAATTTGTCACTTAGCTTGACGGACACGTTATATAAGTTGTTTGTCGAGGACCAAGTGGTGATTCTCAAGATGAGCCAGATTAGTGATTATGATGGGCCTTTTGTGGAGGAAGCATTCAGGTCATTGGTTGAGGATGGTTTCTTCAGCGTGGTTTATGGTGATGCTGCATTAGGAAGCTATCTCTGCCACCATCCGGAAATTGATACTGTTCACATGACGGGGTCGGATCGCACTCATGATGCTATTGTTTGGGGAAACACATTTGAAGAGCGATCGCATCGTCAAGCGATAAATCAGCCTTTGCTGACGAAGCCGATCACCTCTGGGTTAGGCTGTGTGACTCCTGTTTTGGTGGTTCCCGGACGCTGGTCAAAGTCGGATCTGAGGTTTCAGGCTCGGCATGTGGCAAGCATGGTAACTCATAATGCGAGCTTCAATTGTGATGCGGCTAAAGTGTTGGTGACTGCTAAAGGATGGGAGCAACGTGAGGCTTTTTTGGCGGCATTACACGAGGAGTTAGCTGCTATTCCAACTCGTAAAGCATATTATCCAGGTGCTAGAGAAAGATATCTTGGTTTTCTCGACCAATATCCCCAAGCTCAACCCCTTGTCTCTGCTGATCAAGAGTGTATACCCTGGACAGTGATTCCTGATGTACCTCCAGTGGTGGGAGAATATGCACTGAATTATGAGGCTTTTTGCGGTTTGTTAGCCGAAGTTAGCTTAGATGTGAGCGAACCAGGGGAATTTTTAGCTAAAGCTGTGAATTTTGCTAATGAAAAGGTGAAGGGGACGCTTTCTTGTGTTTTATTGGTGCATCCGACAACTGAAAAGGCTTATTCGACTGAGTTGGATCAAGCGATATCTTTACTGCGCTACGGTGGGATTGGGGTAAATATTTGGACAGGGATTATTTACGCTCTAGGGGTGACGACTTGGGGAGCTTTTCCTGGGAATTCTCTAACAAATATTGGCTCTGGACGTGGGGTGATTCACAATACTTACCTGTTTGACTATCCGCAAAAATCGGTTGTTCGTTCACCATTTAGAATTTTTCCAACACCGGCTTGGTTTGCAACTCACAAAAACTTACTACAGCTTGGTGAACGAATTACTGAATTTGAGGCAAATCCTCGATGGAGTAAACTTCCGGGTGTAATTTTGGCGGCGCTAAAAGGATAA
- a CDS encoding ATP-binding protein: MFARFWRVNSDRSRNTGGSGLGLPIAAAIAIAHQGSLEVTSEFGQGSTFTLHLPISKII, translated from the coding sequence ATTTTCGCGCGTTTCTGGAGGGTAAATAGCGATCGCTCTCGGAATACAGGTGGTTCTGGCTTAGGCTTACCAATTGCAGCCGCGATCGCGATCGCACACCAAGGTAGCCTAGAAGTTACCAGCGAATTCGGCCAAGGAAGTACCTTTACTCTACACCTGCCAATCAGTAAAATTATCTAG
- a CDS encoding efflux RND transporter periplasmic adaptor subunit produces the protein MVAPISGIVAERAVTLGETVTVDSDSKPLMTILDDSRVLATANVYEKDLKKIKVGQSVRVTVTSLPNQSFSGRIAVIGAVVGEARVVAVKAELENSRNSALLVRHYSPGFCCLGGCWLWMGFGWEEGV, from the coding sequence GTGGTTGCACCGATTTCTGGCATAGTTGCAGAAAGGGCGGTGACTCTGGGGGAAACGGTAACGGTTGATTCGGATAGCAAACCGTTGATGACGATTTTAGATGATAGTCGAGTGTTGGCGACAGCTAATGTTTATGAAAAAGATTTAAAGAAAATCAAAGTTGGCCAAAGTGTCAGAGTTACAGTGACAAGTTTGCCAAATCAAAGCTTTAGCGGACGTATTGCTGTAATTGGTGCTGTGGTTGGTGAAGCGCGGGTTGTCGCGGTGAAAGCTGAACTGGAGAACTCTAGGAACTCGGCACTACTGGTGCGTCATTACTCCCCTGGGTTTTGCTGTTTGGGGGGGTGTTGGCTATGGATGGGTTTTGGGTGGGAAGAGGGAGTTTAA